GAACTGGCAGAGCGATCCGCTTCAGGATGACGCGGTGATCTGCCCCAACCTTCAGGTGTGACCAACCTGCGCGTTGTCACAGCCGCCCAGGCTGAACGGCGCGCTTCACATTCTCCAAGCGTGACCAGCCTGGAAGCAGAAACTCAAAGGAAACGAGAGGCTCAGATGGCCAGCAATCACAAGCACCCCAAAGCCTGGGGAGCGACAGTCCTGGCCCTGGCCGCCGCAGGGGCGTTCAGCGCGGGCCTGGTCACAGGCTTCCCATCGCTGTCGCAGGGCTGGAGTGGTGGTTCAGGGAGGACAGGCGATGGCGGAGCCATGGGTGGCGGCGGTCCGATGGGGATGGCCTACTCCGATCGGCCATTCATCGTGATGATGATTCCCCACCACGAGGGGGCAATCGCCATGGCCGACCTCGCCCTCACCCGTGCCCGCAGGCCCGAGATCAAGGCCCTCGCGAGGAGCATCCAGGCGAGTCAGACGAGGGAGAACGCCCAGATGCGCGCCTGGTACAGGCAATGGTTCGGAAAGGACGTTCCCTCCTGGGGGCCCGGTTCGCTCTGGGGCTGGCAGGGCGGGATGGGCCCCATGGGCATGGGGATGGGGATGGGCGGTGGCCGCATGGGCCACGGGGGGACGAATCTGGCCGCGCTGCGCAGGGCCACGGATTTCGATCGGGCCTTCATCGAGCAGATGATTCCCCACCATCAGATGGGAGTGATGATGGCGTCGATGGCCCAGATCAATGCCCAGCACCCGGAGCTCAGAGAGCTCCAGCAGGGGATGGTGAAGGTGCAGAGCGATGAGATCAGGCAGATGGAGCAGTGGTACCGCTCCTGGTACGCCGGCCAACCCTGAGGCTCAGCAGGCCACGGATTGTTCAGAGTTCACCCCAGCAGGCTTCGCCGGGGTCACCTGGCTCAGGGGAACGCAAAAAGGAGGCGAACCATTGCGGGCCAGGGGCCAGCGGCGCACCCAGCAGGACTCTGAGGCGTCGTCGAGGCTGACCACCTGATAAGTGCCATCGGACTTGCCGCTGACCTGAACGAAAGAACCTGATTCGAGGGTCATGGTTACGTAGGCGAGGGGACAACCGGCACGAGAGCCTCCAGACGACGAAACCCCTTGGGGCGCCTGGAGAGCAGATCGATGTATGAAGAAACTAGTGCAACCGTAACGGTTGATTGCGGCCGTGCCAGCGGGAATCCGAACCCTGTGATGGCTCCCACACGTTGAGGTGATTCCGGGGCCGTTGCAGCGGCACGCCTGGGAACCTTTCTCTAGTGGTGGCTCAGGTTGAACGCCTCAGTCGCGCACGCCCTTCGCTTCGGCGGGTTCAGCTCCCGCTCAGTGAAGGGCCCGCCTTGGCCGGCCTGCGGCTCCAGGGGCGCACCAGCGCCACGGAAGCCCAGGCCCTGGTGCTCCGGGTTCAGCCCACGCTGACCTGGGTGATGCGGCCGCCGAGCCGGTTCGCCCGCTGCATCGCCTCGTTGAAGCGCGCGAACGGCACCCGCCAGACCACATCGGCGCAGCGCTCGGCGTCGAGGTTGACGATGCCCCTCACGTGCAGGGTCACGGTGCGGCCGGAGGCTCCCTGGAGACCATGGATCTTGTGGGCCTGGCCGGGGCCCCGGGCCGTGTGGGCACCGGCGACGCTGGCGTCGCTTGCCGCAGCTCCGGTGCTGACCACGGAGCGGAACGGCCCCTCACTGGCGCTCGGGCTCACCACCGGCACGGCCCGGTTCTGGTGCAGGGCGCCGCCCAAGCGGAAACGGGTGCCGGCGACATCCCCCTTGACCGAGGCGGCGGCACCGCGGGCGAGCTGCATCAGCCAGGAAAACTGGCGGCCCTCCAGTCCCGCGGAATAGTCCCAGCCGTGGATGTAGGGAACCACGTCCATGCCGAAACGCTCCTGGTACTCAGGGCTGTCGATGTAGGAGTCGATCTCGGCATCCACTCCCTGCTCCTGCAGGATCGTGAAGTGGTGGAGCATCTCGTCGCGGTTGTGGGGAGCGCGGCCCAGCAGGTGTTTGTGGTTGAGCTCGATGAAGCGGTAGGGATTGCAATTGTCAAAGAAGCGGCTGCGGTAGAGACCGCTCCTGGCCACGGCCCGCACCAGTTCACGCACGTTGAAAAAGCCGTTGCGGTAGAGGGATTCGACTCCTTCGAGCCGCTCGTTCTGCATCACGTATTGCTGACCGAGCACCTGCTGGTAGACGGCCCGGATCGTGAGGCTCTTGTCGTTGTCGGAATCGGTGATCCAGCCTTCCTTGTTGCGGTCGTTGGCGAAGCGTTCGATACCCAGATAGGGGGCTCTGATCAGGGTCATCGGAGGAGGGGCGAAGGACGAGGGGTGGGGCGAAGGGAGGCGCCAGGCAGGACCGTAGGCCGATCGATGGGGGATCACTGACAACCGTCACCCGGGGCCATGGTTTTCAAACAAGCAGCACAAGATTTCACATTTGTTCATGGGGCGCTCTCTCCGGCCAGTTACTCCAGCCCTTGCAAGCCCGAAGGGGTAAAAGGCTCACCGCCCCACGCCCCATGGCCACCAGGTCACGCCAGGGGCAGCGCAGCAGAGCCGCTGCAGCCCTGCAAAGCCAATGCCCCACGGGCTTCAGGAGCAACGCCAGCAGCATCCCAGGGTCTACTTCGTCCCCAGCGGCGGGAGGAACGGTGGCGATGCGGAACGCCTGGGGGGCCGCTGAGTTATCGCCGATCGCAAGGAAGTCGGCACCGCCGGCGGAGGACCGAACCCTCGGGGCCACCCGCGGCCCTAGGGTGTGAATGGTTCCAAGATTTCTCTACGAAGTGGGCTCAACCTCTCTTCAGGGCCGTCGAGGAATCGATTCATAGTTCCTGAGTTCATGACGATTTACGTGGGCAACCTTTCCTTCGATGCCGAAGTGGAAGACCTCCAACAGCTTTTCGCTA
Above is a genomic segment from Cyanobium sp. ATX 6F1 containing:
- a CDS encoding DUF305 domain-containing protein, translated to MASNHKHPKAWGATVLALAAAGAFSAGLVTGFPSLSQGWSGGSGRTGDGGAMGGGGPMGMAYSDRPFIVMMIPHHEGAIAMADLALTRARRPEIKALARSIQASQTRENAQMRAWYRQWFGKDVPSWGPGSLWGWQGGMGPMGMGMGMGGGRMGHGGTNLAALRRATDFDRAFIEQMIPHHQMGVMMASMAQINAQHPELRELQQGMVKVQSDEIRQMEQWYRSWYAGQP
- a CDS encoding phycobilisome rod-core linker polypeptide; amino-acid sequence: MTLIRAPYLGIERFANDRNKEGWITDSDNDKSLTIRAVYQQVLGQQYVMQNERLEGVESLYRNGFFNVRELVRAVARSGLYRSRFFDNCNPYRFIELNHKHLLGRAPHNRDEMLHHFTILQEQGVDAEIDSYIDSPEYQERFGMDVVPYIHGWDYSAGLEGRQFSWLMQLARGAAASVKGDVAGTRFRLGGALHQNRAVPVVSPSASEGPFRSVVSTGAAASDASVAGAHTARGPGQAHKIHGLQGASGRTVTLHVRGIVNLDAERCADVVWRVPFARFNEAMQRANRLGGRITQVSVG